In Myxococcus stipitatus, the following are encoded in one genomic region:
- a CDS encoding VOC family protein, whose amino-acid sequence MGIGRTKAVPTLAVTDLGAARRFYSEVLGFEELQDGGGEEGAAMYEVSDGSFLLIYERATPSGSTATACAFAVNDVEAVADALRRAGVKLEDYDIPEMGIQTRNGIATMGDIKSAWFKDPSGNILAIDNSLSLLERRGRESRTGAPQEGLHA is encoded by the coding sequence ATGGGAATTGGAAGAACGAAGGCAGTCCCCACCCTCGCGGTGACGGACCTGGGCGCGGCCCGCCGGTTCTACTCGGAGGTGCTGGGATTCGAGGAGCTGCAGGATGGCGGGGGGGAAGAAGGCGCCGCCATGTACGAGGTGAGCGACGGGTCCTTCCTGCTCATCTACGAGCGTGCGACGCCCTCGGGCTCCACCGCCACCGCCTGTGCATTCGCCGTGAATGACGTGGAGGCCGTCGCGGACGCACTGCGCCGCGCGGGCGTGAAGCTCGAGGACTATGACATCCCCGAGATGGGCATCCAGACTCGCAACGGCATCGCCACGATGGGCGACATCAAGTCCGCCTGGTTCAAGGACCCGTCCGGCAACATCCTGGCCATCGACAACTCTCTCTCCCTGCTGGAGCGGCGTGGCCGCGAGTCACGCACCGGCGCGCCCCAGGAAGGACTGCATGCCTGA
- a CDS encoding sensor histidine kinase codes for MSSVEQAPSRAWWRVLKWVAVWTVPGMFSVVETYFFSMSAQRPMAFWRAVVTQLPAWYVWVPVTPLLLQLVRRWPLGRPFRARAWAGHVLTCLGVGGLFALAYSLCQHALSSGLAMAGTLPFSTMLLRYVLGWMPMMAMTYAAVVAVAQSLASQERAREKERQAAALAVELAEARLLALQVQLHPHFLFNTLNAIVVLVRANETDTAARMLVLLSDILRRLLQQGATQEVSLRDEVAVLSRYLEIQQLRFQDRLRVSWEVDDALLDARVPHLVLQPLVENAIRHGVSARSAAGLLRIGARRRGDALELRVEDDGPGLPEGFDVERSPGIGLSNTRARLAQLYGEEGRISVSALPQGVGTVATVQLPFLPFVAAPVSGGVRG; via the coding sequence GTGAGCTCCGTGGAACAGGCGCCGTCCCGCGCGTGGTGGCGAGTGTTGAAGTGGGTCGCCGTGTGGACGGTGCCCGGGATGTTCTCCGTGGTGGAGACGTACTTCTTCAGCATGTCGGCGCAGCGGCCCATGGCCTTCTGGCGCGCGGTCGTGACGCAGCTGCCGGCCTGGTACGTATGGGTCCCCGTCACGCCGCTCCTGCTCCAGTTGGTGCGGCGCTGGCCCTTGGGCCGGCCGTTTCGCGCGCGGGCCTGGGCGGGCCATGTGCTGACGTGCCTGGGGGTGGGAGGACTCTTCGCCCTGGCGTACTCGCTGTGTCAGCACGCCCTCTCCTCGGGCCTGGCGATGGCGGGGACGTTGCCCTTCTCGACGATGTTGCTGCGCTACGTGTTGGGCTGGATGCCCATGATGGCGATGACGTACGCGGCGGTGGTGGCGGTGGCGCAGTCGCTGGCTTCACAGGAGCGAGCGCGGGAGAAGGAGCGGCAGGCGGCGGCGCTGGCCGTCGAGCTCGCGGAGGCTCGGCTCCTGGCCCTCCAGGTTCAGCTCCACCCGCACTTCTTGTTCAACACGCTCAACGCCATCGTCGTGCTGGTTCGCGCGAACGAGACGGACACCGCCGCGAGGATGCTCGTGCTGTTGAGCGACATCCTGCGACGGTTGCTCCAGCAGGGGGCCACGCAGGAGGTCTCCCTGCGGGATGAGGTGGCGGTGTTGTCGCGCTACCTGGAGATTCAGCAGCTGCGCTTCCAGGACCGGCTGCGGGTGAGCTGGGAGGTGGATGACGCGCTCCTCGACGCGCGAGTCCCTCACCTGGTGCTCCAGCCGCTGGTGGAGAACGCCATCCGTCATGGAGTCTCCGCGCGCTCGGCGGCGGGCTTGTTGCGCATCGGCGCGCGGCGGCGGGGCGACGCGTTGGAGTTGAGGGTGGAGGACGATGGCCCTGGACTCCCCGAAGGCTTCGATGTGGAGCGCAGCCCTGGCATCGGGCTGTCGAACACGCGGGCTCGGCTCGCGCAGCTCTATGGCGAGGAGGGGCGCATCAGCGTGAGTGCCCTGCCTCAAGGCGTGGGCACGGTGGCCACGGTTCAGCTCCCGTTCCTGCCCTTCGTCGCGGCTCCCGTGTCAGGGGGCGTGCGTGGCTGA
- a CDS encoding LytR/AlgR family response regulator transcription factor: MAELSVLLVDDEPLARRGLKQALSRHADVTVCGECRDGREAVSAITSLKPKLVLLDVQMPELDGFGVIREVGVDRMPAVIFITAYDAFAVRAFDAHAVDYLVKPFADERFDEALNRARSRLRQEEAAELGRKLAALLADSVARPASAQVQPPVEPVPSRPGEPLGRLLVKVGTRSVLVPVSDIDWIAADDYCVTLHVGDKEYVLRESLAALEAQLDSERFVRIHRSAIVNVERIRELHHDSPTETVVVLSTGQRLRVSRGRKDVLERRLGRAR; encoded by the coding sequence GTGGCTGAGCTGAGTGTCCTGCTTGTGGATGATGAGCCCCTGGCGCGGCGAGGCTTGAAGCAGGCCCTGTCCCGGCACGCGGACGTGACGGTGTGTGGGGAGTGCCGGGACGGACGCGAAGCGGTGAGCGCCATCACGTCGTTGAAGCCGAAGCTGGTGCTGCTCGACGTGCAGATGCCGGAGCTGGATGGCTTTGGGGTCATCCGGGAGGTGGGCGTGGACCGGATGCCCGCCGTCATCTTCATCACCGCGTACGACGCGTTCGCCGTCCGCGCGTTCGATGCACATGCGGTGGACTATCTGGTGAAGCCCTTCGCGGACGAGCGCTTCGACGAGGCCTTGAACCGGGCTCGGTCGCGCTTGCGGCAGGAAGAGGCGGCGGAGCTGGGGCGGAAGCTCGCGGCGCTGCTCGCGGACTCGGTGGCCCGGCCTGCCTCCGCGCAGGTGCAGCCGCCCGTGGAGCCTGTTCCCTCGCGTCCGGGCGAGCCCTTGGGCCGGTTGTTGGTGAAGGTCGGGACGCGCTCGGTGCTCGTGCCGGTGTCGGACATCGATTGGATTGCCGCCGACGACTACTGCGTCACGTTGCACGTGGGCGACAAGGAGTACGTGCTGCGTGAGAGCCTCGCGGCGCTGGAGGCCCAGCTGGACTCCGAGCGGTTCGTGCGCATCCACCGCTCGGCCATCGTCAACGTGGAGCGCATCCGCGAGCTCCACCATGACTCGCCCACCGAGACCGTGGTGGTGCTGAGCACCGGCCAACGCCTGCGCGTCAGCCGGGGCCGCAAGGACGTGTTGGAACGCAGGCTCGGCCGGGCTCGTTAG